The sequence below is a genomic window from Theobroma cacao cultivar B97-61/B2 chromosome 6, Criollo_cocoa_genome_V2, whole genome shotgun sequence.
attcaatattttatttgtttccttttatcaaattttcatgatttttttgttttcgtTTGCTGCATTGTCTTGGcttttgatgtttttgttcatttttgcTTTCCTTTGTGGGGCGGAGGGGAGCAAGCTTTATTCATATCTCTGGTTTTTGAATTATGTCTATAACGATAGGTGAAATGGGATTTCTCTTATAACACAACATTGAGACTAGGCAAATTTTCCTTGAGATAGGAACGAATGTCCCCTAAATGCATTGCCCGGTCTACTATGTGCTGTGTGGTCTGGTGAAGTTATACTACTTTCATGTTCAAATCTGACAGAACAAATCACAAGTGTAATGAGAAATTGTTTGACAAATAAGTAATGGTATGGAGAAACATTATTTTGGATGAATGTAACAATGTGTATTCTTATTATGAATTTGAAGTATAAAAggtttttctttgttgttgCATTATCAACTCCACCCATGCGGTTACCATGTTACATTATCTCGTCTCTGAAATCTGTTTTCAGACGTTTCTGTATCTTTTACCACTCTATGTTTAGGATATAGTTTTTCTGAGATCTTGTTGCTTGATCTCCTTATTATGATATTCACTTATGTATGATTTTGACCATGTTGATGCAGGGTTTTACTTTTCTAGGCTCATTTTAGTGCTCTGTGTTGTAATTCTCCAGGAGTTGTAAATATGAGGAAAGAAAATGTAGCTTCTGCTAATGTTGGAGAACTTAATGGTCGAATCACACGTGCTCGAGCAGCTGCACTGTGTGCTTCTGGACAGTTGCTGCCTCTAAATGCACCTAATCAACCAGATCAGAAACGAGTTTTGCGAGCAAATTCAAAAAGGACAGCCTTGGATGAAAACAACACCAATGCACCTTACAATGCAGGTCTTCAGCGTAAGAAGAGAGCAGTGCTTCAGGATGTCACAAATGTTTGCTGTAATAATTCATATAGGAAGTGTTTTAATGCAACAAAAATCCAGGTTAAAATTGCCATCCTTAGTCAATTTGTAATATCAGTCTAATTATGGTTGTAGATGTGTACTTTGTTTTTGAGAAATTATGGTATGCATATTCAGTCTGTTCATGAAAAAAGTGTTTATTGCTCAGATGTTTGTAATTTCACATGTtggtagatttttttttggttgcaAAATAATAAGAAGTATGATCCTGCCTATTACTtagattttatgattttgataCTGCCAGGGTAAGAGCAGCAAGCAGGCTAGAAAAGGGCATGCCAGTGCGTCCAAAGTGGTCCCAACTGCAGCAGCAGAAGTCCAGGTTACTCAAGCCAACTTGCAGAAAGAAGGCATTCAAGAGACTGCAAAATTAGAACCTGAATCAGAACAAGTTACATGTTCAGTTAATTTGAAAGTAGATGCAACTCTTCGGTTAAATAGCATAAAGGATGATTGCATACATTACCATTGGCTTGCAAATGAAAGTTGTGCAATCCCTTCACAACCCCAAAGTTCTCCAACAAATGGTTTGCCTACTACTTCTCTCTTACTCACCTCCAAAGTTGATGATAAAATACTTAGGAATGAATGCACACATATTAAGTTTGGTTAGTATGGAAGAATGTACATCTTGGTGAGAGAATTGTGTACTTCACAATTTTATGCATTTGAGTGTAACCGACGATACTCACATTGAGAGGTGATAAAACTTTTAATTGTTTACTTGTCATCCAAATTGGACATGATATATGAAATTTATGTTAATAGTAAAGATCTGAGACATTGCTACTTAGACATATTTATGCATCCATTCAGTGCTATTAGGTGGGAAGGTCAGCACCATGAAGGGGCTAAATTGATTGCCTCAGTCTTAATCTGGGGTgctttcaaaatcaaatagtTGGCCACTGCACTTACAAAGTGGGATTTCTTTTGAATGGCAAAATGGACAATCTTTTGAAGAACATTAACATTATATATCAATAACTGTTTATCTTCTAACTCTCTAAAGCCAAGTAATACCAAATAGATAGCTTTATATACTTATTGTTTAGTTCATTTCATTATccttattaaaatataaagtgtTGTGGAGACTCCTTTTAGTAATACATTCAGGAAACTAAATGTCTTGCAACCTCTTTGTCAAGCAATATGTTTCTTTCCAGCTCGGACAATAAAAAGTACATTGCATTGCTTGCTTTCTTGTCTTTGTAATGTTTATAAAGTGGAGGTATAGGTTAAAATATGCTGGCCTTGTTTCTGTATATAGCTTCATGCTGCAAAAATTGACATTTTTGTAATGGTTACAGCGGAGAAGGTTAGCTTTTCTGGGACCTCGATAACATCTAGCGATCCAGACTTTATAGACATTGATTCAGATAAGAAGGACCCTCAACTGTGCAGCCTCTATGCCCCAGACATTTATAACAACTTGCGTGTTGTTGAGGTAGGAGCCATGATGTCATTCTTATCTTTGTATCACTTTCATGTTCCTATATTCATCATTACCCCTTTCAGATCTATTAAGTAACTTTTGAATTTCATTCCCAAAGCAGTAAAATTGGTGACATGAGTAACCGCTTGAAGCTAAACCAAATTTATGTGACTTGAGGTGCATGTGCATCCTTTCTCATGGTAGATTTTGCAGTTTGTGGTTCCACTATGACTTTATTcacataaaaaattacttaGAAATATCTCAGACATATTGGCCTACCCTTGTTCTGTTACTACCAGACTGTAAATGTTGGAGAGCTGTTTCCTCCCATGCTCAATCCACCAAAAGATAATAAGAGAAGCTGTTTTCCTTTGGGCTAGAAACCCAAAATGGAGTGGTCTGTGAATTAATTGATAGACTCTTgatacaaattaaaatagattgaGAGCTGACCTATGATCTGATATGCATGAAAAAGAATAGTGATCAACTCTTCGCATTTGAAACATCTACTCTCGATGgcttatttttcttgtatttaACTTGGAAATTTGTATGCATCAGCCATTGTTTGAGCTGAAGAATAGTTTGAACCAAAATACCTTCTAGTTGAACACATTAGAGCTCCCCAAGAGGCACACTTCCTAGTGAGGGGATCTGTAATCATTCATAAGCAAAACTGTTTAAGTTATGATCTCTCCAATCAAAACTCATTGCAGAAAACTTCACAGCGGAGGACTTCTTTCCCAAAGTTTTGGGTTCATGCATACTGTGTGATTTTACTAGCTAACCTCTTAGCACTAGCCGACTTCAAAGCTATGTAATACTgtgcattttcttttttggatatgcttaaaattttagtactttttttttttgaactcTAGTATGCTTTGTGTGTGCATTTAGTCATCTCCATCCAATAACATTTGTGGTTTCACTTCTCAATTCCTACTTCAGTCAGGGAGAGATACAGGGAACTTTTTGTCTTTCTGCAGTCTTTTTCTTAGCTAGAAtgtttaatctttttttttcccttcagCTTGTTCGCAGGCCGTATCCTAATTTTATGGAGACAATACAGCGAGATATCACTAAAAGCATGCGGGGAATTTTAGTTGACTGGCTTGTGGAGGTTAGCATTGTTGTGctatctaaatatatataattgtataaaatgTACAGTGATAGAAAGTTAGGCTTTTAGGTTTTGAAAGTACAAACAGGCTTCCCAATTAAATTTGTATCAAAAAATTATGTCCAATAACACATCATTTGATATCTTGAAGCAACAATGCTTTGATCTAGGTATGACAAATGTTTTTCTTGTTCCTGATGCATATCACCATTAAAAGGTGTTGACATTTCAATACCGTTAAATGCTTTTGAGCTTTGGCTGAAAATGAACAATATGTTTTAGGCTGTTTATAATGGCTATTTCTTGACacaattaatttctttttttcgtATACAAAAGTTAAAAGGAAGTAACATCTTGGTTTCAGGTATCTGAAGAATATAAGTTGGTGCCTGACACACTATACCTCACAGTGTATCTAATTGATTGGTTTCTCTCTCAAAACTTCATAGAAAGACAGAGACTTCAACTGCTTGGGATCACTTGCATGCTCATAGCCTCGTAAGCTTTCACATCCATAGCAGAGTTTGTTGCATGATTTATTTTCAGTCaggaattcaaaattttagtttttatttacAACTGCAAATACATTTGATGCTGAAATTAGAAAGTGAAGATGAACACCCTTGAATCTAAATAATCATCCTCTATGCAAAGCACTGACAGTGATGTCGTGAAGAAGGAAGTGGCTGAATAAGGATAACattgaaaaattgataaatattatcaaaatgcTTGAGAGACAGTCcaaaatttaaatgattaGAAAAGTTTCATGTCAAGTTTGATAAACATCAATTTTGCAAGTAGGAAAAGTGATTTCCATGTTGGCATCATCCTAGAACCGTTAATGgagttataattatttttgtgTGAATATTACTTAACCACAAAGAGCCTAGTTGGTTAGTAtacttaaaatgatttaatctCAAAGCTTCAGAGATGTCAATGGTGCACTCACCGTAAAATAACTTCTGCATTTGCTTTCCTATTGTAATTCTAACTTTGGTTTATCTTTATACTTGAAGCAAGTATGAAGAAATATGTGCACCTCGTGTAGAGGAATTTTGCTTCATTACAGACAACACTTACACTAGAGAGGAGGTATGTCATTGTTGCTTTACCAATAATCATGTACTTACACATTCATGAAGTTTTGTAACAGCCTGTTACTTCTtttgtcttctttattttccGCATGGTTCTTATTTTGTGCTGTAGGAGTTTTCTGTTTGCCAATTAAGTGGCTAGATTAAAGCATGGGGCATGGAAAATTTGCTGTCATTGCTTTGGGAAATGGGCCAATATAGGGTAGAGGTTAAGATATGCAAGAAAAGAGCTATGTGGCTTGAAACTGGAATTTTTCTGtcttcaaataaaaaagaaaagaaaaagagggaggTGGGAAGAGAAGAAGGATGGTTAGCTCTGGTggttttctttccttccttttttcCCTAGTGGCTGTTAATGCATTTTAGAAGTTTTTGACCCAGATTTTCTGCATTGGCAGTTAGGTTCTAGCTTTGATATTGAGCTATATAAAATAATGCTGGGGTTGACATGAACAGCTATATTGGGGCACATGCATGTTCATATGcatgttatttatatatgtatgcaCCCATGCATGTAGCTATGTTGTTGACTTTGCACATAAAG
It includes:
- the LOC18595851 gene encoding cyclin-A2-4 is translated as MRKENVASANVGELNGRITRARAAALCASGQLLPLNAPNQPDQKRVLRANSKRTALDENNTNAPYNAGLQRKKRAVLQDVTNVCCNNSYRKCFNATKIQGKSSKQARKGHASASKVVPTAAAEVQVTQANLQKEGIQETAKLEPESEQVTCSVNLKVDATLRLNSIKDDCIHYHWLANESCAIPSQPQSSPTNAEKVSFSGTSITSSDPDFIDIDSDKKDPQLCSLYAPDIYNNLRVVELVRRPYPNFMETIQRDITKSMRGILVDWLVEVSEEYKLVPDTLYLTVYLIDWFLSQNFIERQRLQLLGITCMLIASKYEEICAPRVEEFCFITDNTYTREEVLKMESQVLKYFGFQIFAPTAKTFLRRFLRAAQASYMSPSIELEYLANYLAEMTLIDYGFLNFPPSIVAASAVFLARWTLDQSCHPWNPTLEHHTAYNVSDLKTTVLALQDLQLNTNGCPLNAIRMKYRQQRFKSVATFSSPKLLETLF